In a genomic window of Gossypium arboreum isolate Shixiya-1 chromosome 9, ASM2569848v2, whole genome shotgun sequence:
- the LOC108474451 gene encoding protein FAR1-RELATED SEQUENCE 5-like isoform X1: MNKDDDDLGGPHEEDPDNRARTSDQLDLNVEQECRRPKVNHVDSTHSNLPSKVETNADGVLRVGVEFESDEHAYRFYNKYARLSGFSVRKDWINRSKIHGQVVSRKFTCSKEGYRRKDQGDVIVKKHRKETRTGCLAHMIITRKLNGKYRVSHFEANHNHDNITPYNGRALQLQKDPCFVHASETEQPNNLETQNPAFDLTSKILVRESLDCLTVDYVNHLRSERVRDMKEGEAGCLLHYFQKQHFENPSFFYAIQLDINDRVSNIFWTDDNMVVDYNYFGDVVLLDMRFRTNKDYKPFVQFIGVNHHNHALIFSAALLYDDTVESLKWLFHTFLEAMSGKKPKVILTDQDATVVEAVGSILPETDHHICVYQMHQNTLKHLSHIVKDADAFSNDFRSCIYDHNDEDDFIHAWEAMLDKYNLKQNEWLRWMYREKEKWAVVYGKNRFFIDMKCSHLGESLSNKLRSYLNADQDVLQFFKHFERVMDEQRHKEIKATHKMSHCKPELMGNVILLKHASEIYTPKAFEVFQHEYEQCLNVVANQCSQNGYLSEYKVNTFGKSQEYIVTFDSSDDSVICSCMKFEYVGFLCSHALRVLDHRNIKVVPSRYILRRWTKDARIGCAQDDSDFIIQENPKLVAARRYRDMCRSILNLSARAAESYDAFHFASRQLNETIKGVEKILAQKAEDAQVIASSSSAASASDSENVEIFLDGNAIDDQEKSCRRQSKKENEATERHRHKQKSILQRGLKNRRIQNEGSNSPNTITCISSSSPANVSPQASVSAPVMQRLFNFEANQVVQCVDQESNLGIEQTPHAEVYQNPNFYTDQHGSPNQTQLLQDERLIHGTYHDSVSNCCQLRQAMELDIQPSHSSSFLLYDDRDRTY; the protein is encoded by the exons ATGAATAAGGATGATGATGACTTGGGTGGTCCTCATGAGGAGGACCCGGATAATAGAGCTCGAACATCCGACCAATTGGACTTGAATGTAGAGCAGGAGTGTCGCCGCCCAAAAGTGAACCATGTCGATTCCACTCATTCCAATCTTCCCTCAAAAGTGGAAACTAATGCTGATGGTGTACTAAGAGTTGGAGTAGAATTTGAATCCGACGAACATGCCTACAGATTTTACAATAAATATGCTAGGCTGTCAGGTTTTAGTgttcggaaagattggataaaCAGGAGTAAGATACATGGTCAGGTGGTTTCTAGAAAGTTTACATGTTCAAAAGAAGGTTACAGGCGGAAAGACCAAGGAGATGTTATTGTAAAGAAGCACAGGAAGGAAACAAGGACTGGTTGCTTGGCACATATGATCATTACCCGCAAACTTAATGGTAAATACCGGGTTAGTCATTTTGAAGCAAACCACAATCATGATAATATAACCCCTTACAATGGTCGTGCATTACAATTGCAGAAGGACCCGTGCTTTGTTCATGCTTCTGAAACCGAGCAGCCTAACAATTTAGAAACACAAAACCCTGCCTTTGATTTGACGAGTAAAATCTTAGTGCGTGAATCTCTTGACTGTCTTACTGTGGATTATGTCAATCACCTAAGATCTGAAAGGGTGAGAGATATGAAAGAGGGAGAGGCAGGTTGTTTGTTGCATTATTTTCAGAAGCAGCACTTTGAAAATCCATCATTCTTTTACGCAATACAGCTTGATATTAATGATAGGGTAAGCAACATATTTTGGACTGATGATAATATGGTTGTGGACTACAATTATTTTGGTGATGTGGTTCTTTTGGACATGAGATTTCGAACAAACAAAGACTATAAGCCATTTGTACAGTTTATAGGTGTTAACCATCATAATCATGCTCTGATCTTTTCTGCAGCACTTCTTTACGATGATACTGTTGAATCTCTTAAGTGGTTATTTCATACTTTTTTAGAAGCAATGTCTGGGAAGAAGCCGAAGGTCATTCTCACTGATCAAGATGCAACAGTTGTTGAAGCAGTTGGTTCTATCCTACCAGAAACAGATCACCATATATGTGTCTATCAGATGCACCAGAATACACTAAAACACCTTAGCCACATAGTGAAGGATGCTGATGCCTTTTCCAATGATTTTAGAAGTTGTATTTATGATCACAATGATGAGGATGATTTCATTCATGCTTGGGAAGCTATGCTAGATAAATATAACCTAAAGCAAAATGAGTGGTTGAGGTGGATGTATCGAGAAAAGGAGAAATGGGCTGTGGTATATGGCAAGAATAGATTTTTTATTGACATGAAATGTTCACATTTAGGTGAGAGCTTATCTAACAAGTTGAGAAGTTATCTCAATGCTGACCAGGATGTGCTTCAATTTTTCAAGCACTTTGAGAGGGTGATGGATGAGCAACGCCACAAAGAAATCAAAGCTACTCATAAAATGAGCCACTGCAAGCCAGAATTGATGGGCAATGTGATTTTGTTAAAGCATGCAAGTGAAATCTATACACCAAAGGCATTTGAAGTATTTCAGCATGAGTATGAACAGTGTTTGAATGTTGTTGCTAATCAGTGTAGTCAAAATGGATATTTATCTGAATACAAAGTTAATACTTTCGGAAAAAGTCAAGAATATATTGTAACATTTGATTCTTCAGATGATTCAGTCATTTGCAGTTGTATGAAGTTTGAATATGTTGGGTTTCTTTGTAGTCATGCACTAAGAGTGCTTGATCATAGGAATATAAAGGTGGTTCCGTCCCGATATATATTAAGGAGATGGACGAAAGATGCAAGGATTGGATGTGCTCAAGACGATAGTGATTTTATCATACAAGAAAATCCTAAGTTGGTAGCAGCAAGACGTTATAGAGATATGTGTCGTAGCATACTCAATTTGTCTGCCAGAGCAGCTGAATCTTATGATGCATTCCATTTTGCTTCAAGGCAACTGAATGAAACAATCAAAGGGGTGGAGAAGATCTTGGCACAAAAAGCTGAGGATGCTCAAGTTATTGCCTCAAGTAGCAGTGCTGCAAGTGCTTCCGATAGTGAAAACGTAGAGATTTTCCTAGATGGAAATGCCATTGATGACCAGGAAAAAAGTTGCAGAAGACAGAGTAAAAAGGAAAATGAGGCTACTGAGCGACATAGACATAAACAGAAAAGCATTTTGCAGAGAGGCTTGAAGAATAGAAGAATTCAGAATGAGGGATCAAACTCGCCAAACACAATTACCTGCATTTCTAGTTCCTCACCAGCAAATGTTTCACCGCAAGCCTCTGTCTCTGCTCCTGTTATGCAG AGGTTATTCAACTTCGAAGCCAATCAAGTTGTCCAGTGCGTAGACCAAGAGTCTAATTTGGGTATCGAGCAAACGCCCCATGCTGAAGTTTACCAAAATCCTAACTTCTATACAGATCAACATGGCTCGCCAAACCAAACTCAATTACTCCAG GACGAGCGTTTAATTCATGGCACTTACCATGATTCTGTGTCAAACTGCTGCCAGCTGAGGCAG GCTATGGAACTTGACATTCAACCTTCACATTCATCTTCATTTTTGCTTTATGATGACCGAGATAGAACTTATTGA
- the LOC108474451 gene encoding protein FAR1-RELATED SEQUENCE 5-like isoform X2, translated as MNKDDDDLGGPHEEDPDNRARTSDQLDLNVEQECRRPKVNHVDSTHSNLPSKVETNADGVLRVGVEFESDEHAYRFYNKYARLSGFSVRKDWINRSKIHGQVVSRKFTCSKEGYRRKDQGDVIVKKHRKETRTGCLAHMIITRKLNGKYRVSHFEANHNHDNITPYNGRALQLQKDPCFVHASETEQPNNLETQNPAFDLTSKILVRESLDCLTVDYVNHLRSERVRDMKEGEAGCLLHYFQKQHFENPSFFYAIQLDINDRVSNIFWTDDNMVVDYNYFGDVVLLDMRFRTNKDYKPFVQFIGVNHHNHALIFSAALLYDDTVESLKWLFHTFLEAMSGKKPKVILTDQDATVVEAVGSILPETDHHICVYQMHQNTLKHLSHIVKDADAFSNDFRSCIYDHNDEDDFIHAWEAMLDKYNLKQNEWLRWMYREKEKWAVVYGKNRFFIDMKCSHLGESLSNKLRSYLNADQDVLQFFKHFERVMDEQRHKEIKATHKMSHCKPELMGNVILLKHASEIYTPKAFEVFQHEYEQCLNVVANQCSQNGYLSEYKVNTFGKSQEYIVTFDSSDDSVICSCMKFEYVGFLCSHALRVLDHRNIKVVPSRYILRRWTKDARIGCAQDDSDFIIQENPKLVAARRYRDMCRSILNLSARAAESYDAFHFASRQLNETIKGVEKILAQKAEDAQVIASSSSAASASDSENVEIFLDGNAIDDQEKSCRRQSKKENEATERHRHKQKSILQRGLKNRRIQNEGSNSPNTITCISSSSPANVSPQASVSAPVMQRLFNFEANQVVQCVDQESNLGIEQTPHAEVYQNPNFYTDQHGSPNQTQLLQAMELDIQPSHSSSFLLYDDRDRTY; from the exons ATGAATAAGGATGATGATGACTTGGGTGGTCCTCATGAGGAGGACCCGGATAATAGAGCTCGAACATCCGACCAATTGGACTTGAATGTAGAGCAGGAGTGTCGCCGCCCAAAAGTGAACCATGTCGATTCCACTCATTCCAATCTTCCCTCAAAAGTGGAAACTAATGCTGATGGTGTACTAAGAGTTGGAGTAGAATTTGAATCCGACGAACATGCCTACAGATTTTACAATAAATATGCTAGGCTGTCAGGTTTTAGTgttcggaaagattggataaaCAGGAGTAAGATACATGGTCAGGTGGTTTCTAGAAAGTTTACATGTTCAAAAGAAGGTTACAGGCGGAAAGACCAAGGAGATGTTATTGTAAAGAAGCACAGGAAGGAAACAAGGACTGGTTGCTTGGCACATATGATCATTACCCGCAAACTTAATGGTAAATACCGGGTTAGTCATTTTGAAGCAAACCACAATCATGATAATATAACCCCTTACAATGGTCGTGCATTACAATTGCAGAAGGACCCGTGCTTTGTTCATGCTTCTGAAACCGAGCAGCCTAACAATTTAGAAACACAAAACCCTGCCTTTGATTTGACGAGTAAAATCTTAGTGCGTGAATCTCTTGACTGTCTTACTGTGGATTATGTCAATCACCTAAGATCTGAAAGGGTGAGAGATATGAAAGAGGGAGAGGCAGGTTGTTTGTTGCATTATTTTCAGAAGCAGCACTTTGAAAATCCATCATTCTTTTACGCAATACAGCTTGATATTAATGATAGGGTAAGCAACATATTTTGGACTGATGATAATATGGTTGTGGACTACAATTATTTTGGTGATGTGGTTCTTTTGGACATGAGATTTCGAACAAACAAAGACTATAAGCCATTTGTACAGTTTATAGGTGTTAACCATCATAATCATGCTCTGATCTTTTCTGCAGCACTTCTTTACGATGATACTGTTGAATCTCTTAAGTGGTTATTTCATACTTTTTTAGAAGCAATGTCTGGGAAGAAGCCGAAGGTCATTCTCACTGATCAAGATGCAACAGTTGTTGAAGCAGTTGGTTCTATCCTACCAGAAACAGATCACCATATATGTGTCTATCAGATGCACCAGAATACACTAAAACACCTTAGCCACATAGTGAAGGATGCTGATGCCTTTTCCAATGATTTTAGAAGTTGTATTTATGATCACAATGATGAGGATGATTTCATTCATGCTTGGGAAGCTATGCTAGATAAATATAACCTAAAGCAAAATGAGTGGTTGAGGTGGATGTATCGAGAAAAGGAGAAATGGGCTGTGGTATATGGCAAGAATAGATTTTTTATTGACATGAAATGTTCACATTTAGGTGAGAGCTTATCTAACAAGTTGAGAAGTTATCTCAATGCTGACCAGGATGTGCTTCAATTTTTCAAGCACTTTGAGAGGGTGATGGATGAGCAACGCCACAAAGAAATCAAAGCTACTCATAAAATGAGCCACTGCAAGCCAGAATTGATGGGCAATGTGATTTTGTTAAAGCATGCAAGTGAAATCTATACACCAAAGGCATTTGAAGTATTTCAGCATGAGTATGAACAGTGTTTGAATGTTGTTGCTAATCAGTGTAGTCAAAATGGATATTTATCTGAATACAAAGTTAATACTTTCGGAAAAAGTCAAGAATATATTGTAACATTTGATTCTTCAGATGATTCAGTCATTTGCAGTTGTATGAAGTTTGAATATGTTGGGTTTCTTTGTAGTCATGCACTAAGAGTGCTTGATCATAGGAATATAAAGGTGGTTCCGTCCCGATATATATTAAGGAGATGGACGAAAGATGCAAGGATTGGATGTGCTCAAGACGATAGTGATTTTATCATACAAGAAAATCCTAAGTTGGTAGCAGCAAGACGTTATAGAGATATGTGTCGTAGCATACTCAATTTGTCTGCCAGAGCAGCTGAATCTTATGATGCATTCCATTTTGCTTCAAGGCAACTGAATGAAACAATCAAAGGGGTGGAGAAGATCTTGGCACAAAAAGCTGAGGATGCTCAAGTTATTGCCTCAAGTAGCAGTGCTGCAAGTGCTTCCGATAGTGAAAACGTAGAGATTTTCCTAGATGGAAATGCCATTGATGACCAGGAAAAAAGTTGCAGAAGACAGAGTAAAAAGGAAAATGAGGCTACTGAGCGACATAGACATAAACAGAAAAGCATTTTGCAGAGAGGCTTGAAGAATAGAAGAATTCAGAATGAGGGATCAAACTCGCCAAACACAATTACCTGCATTTCTAGTTCCTCACCAGCAAATGTTTCACCGCAAGCCTCTGTCTCTGCTCCTGTTATGCAG AGGTTATTCAACTTCGAAGCCAATCAAGTTGTCCAGTGCGTAGACCAAGAGTCTAATTTGGGTATCGAGCAAACGCCCCATGCTGAAGTTTACCAAAATCCTAACTTCTATACAGATCAACATGGCTCGCCAAACCAAACTCAATTACTCCAG GCTATGGAACTTGACATTCAACCTTCACATTCATCTTCATTTTTGCTTTATGATGACCGAGATAGAACTTATTGA